One Deinococcus grandis DNA window includes the following coding sequences:
- a CDS encoding single-stranded DNA-binding protein: MLHIEFTTDLGAKVTVDVENASALLDTQRQYGRLGWTSGEIPSGGYQFPLENEPDFDWHLIGARKWTSPDGEDLVIHKGHAYRRRELEAVDSRKMKLPAAVKYSRGAKSTDPEHIREKSDGEFEYVTLAIFRGGRRQDRYATPGARPGTPTQAPTQAARPAPTRPAPAPARPAPARADDEPPF; this comes from the coding sequence ATGTTACATATTGAATTCACCACCGACCTGGGCGCCAAAGTCACCGTGGACGTCGAGAACGCCTCGGCACTCCTCGACACCCAGCGGCAGTACGGCCGCCTCGGCTGGACCAGCGGCGAGATCCCCAGCGGCGGCTACCAGTTCCCGTTGGAGAACGAACCCGACTTCGACTGGCACCTCATCGGCGCGCGCAAGTGGACCAGCCCCGACGGCGAGGACCTCGTCATCCACAAGGGGCACGCCTACCGCCGCCGCGAACTCGAAGCGGTCGACAGCCGTAAGATGAAACTCCCCGCCGCCGTCAAGTACTCCCGCGGCGCGAAAAGCACCGACCCCGAGCACATCCGCGAGAAGAGCGACGGCGAATTCGAGTACGTGACCCTCGCCATCTTCCGCGGCGGCCGCCGCCAGGACCGCTACGCCACGCCCGGCGCCCGCCCCGGCACGCCCACGCAGGCCCCCACCCAGGCCGCGCGGCCCGCCCCCACCCGCCCGGCCCCCGCACCAGCCCGCCCCGCCCCGGCACGCGCAGACGACGAACCGCCATTCTGA
- a CDS encoding pyrophosphohydrolase domain-containing protein: MTSHAPKTNARHLRDFHDAIGEDRRDTPTPPDRALLTLRRTLIQEEAAEVDVEFQALAARLDAGETLAAHDLTALAHELADLLYVTYGAFDRLGLDADAVFAEVHRANLTKASGPRRADGKILKPEGWQPADVRSVIERAVGGR; encoded by the coding sequence ATGACCAGTCATGCCCCCAAAACGAACGCCCGCCACCTGCGCGACTTCCACGACGCCATCGGCGAGGACCGCCGTGACACCCCCACGCCCCCCGACCGCGCCCTGCTGACGCTGCGCCGCACCCTCATCCAGGAGGAGGCGGCCGAGGTGGACGTCGAATTCCAGGCCCTCGCCGCCCGCCTGGACGCCGGGGAGACCCTGGCCGCGCACGACCTGACCGCCCTGGCGCACGAACTGGCCGACCTGCTGTACGTCACGTACGGCGCCTTCGACCGCCTGGGACTGGATGCCGACGCCGTGTTCGCCGAGGTCCACCGCGCGAACCTGACCAAGGCCAGCGGGCCGCGCCGCGCCGACGGGAAGATCCTCAAACCCGAAGGGTGGCAGCCCGCCGACGTGCGCTCGGTGATCGAACGGGCAGTGGGCGGTAGGTAG